The Caulifigura coniformis genome includes a region encoding these proteins:
- a CDS encoding TIGR03032 family protein: MATEDSPDAISPSVPKISGDGSPNGLVEVRYEYTSLLPEILQFAGVTVLVSTYQAGKMLALGSHAGNVTVSSCHFDRAMGLAVDQTRIAIGTRRQIHFLKSAPELGPRMPPEGTRDGCWLPRQSFYTGNVQGHELAWGNDGLWVVNTLFSSLCTLHEDYSFVPRWQPPFIKELAAQDRCHLNGLAMENGRPRFVTVMAESNEPVGWRENKATTGCVIDVASGQSLARGLSMPHSPRLYGGRLWVLNSGLGQLGTVDPATGRYESVERVPGYTRGLAFAGQFAFVGLSKIRETSVFGGVPIAEDRQNLKCGVAVIDLQTGRSIAAFQFFSGVEEIFAIDVIPQKNAHIQGPSSDQDDEAHDVWVAPPPGKPVGPEPEAAIYHRPFRT, translated from the coding sequence ATGGCGACCGAGGACAGTCCAGATGCTATTTCCCCCTCGGTCCCGAAAATCTCCGGGGACGGTTCTCCAAACGGACTTGTCGAAGTCCGCTACGAGTACACCTCGCTCCTGCCGGAGATCCTGCAGTTTGCAGGGGTCACCGTCCTCGTCTCTACGTACCAGGCGGGCAAGATGCTGGCGCTCGGCTCACATGCCGGGAATGTCACCGTCTCGTCCTGCCATTTTGACCGTGCCATGGGGCTGGCCGTCGATCAAACACGCATCGCCATCGGAACACGACGACAGATTCACTTCCTCAAGTCGGCCCCCGAACTGGGGCCAAGAATGCCGCCGGAAGGAACGCGCGACGGCTGCTGGCTCCCGCGCCAAAGTTTCTATACAGGCAATGTTCAGGGACATGAACTGGCCTGGGGCAACGACGGCCTCTGGGTCGTCAACACCCTGTTCTCCTCCCTCTGCACTCTCCATGAAGACTACAGCTTCGTCCCCCGCTGGCAGCCGCCGTTCATCAAGGAACTGGCGGCGCAGGACCGCTGTCATCTCAATGGGCTGGCCATGGAGAACGGGCGACCGCGATTCGTCACCGTGATGGCCGAGTCCAATGAACCCGTCGGCTGGCGTGAGAATAAGGCCACGACGGGGTGCGTCATTGATGTGGCATCAGGCCAGAGCCTCGCTCGCGGCCTGTCGATGCCGCATTCTCCAAGGCTTTATGGGGGCAGGCTTTGGGTGCTCAACTCTGGCCTCGGCCAGCTTGGGACCGTGGATCCCGCGACGGGCCGGTACGAGTCGGTGGAACGCGTCCCGGGCTACACGCGCGGCCTGGCTTTCGCCGGCCAATTCGCGTTCGTCGGGCTCTCGAAGATTCGTGAGACCTCGGTCTTTGGCGGCGTCCCGATTGCGGAGGATCGGCAGAACCTCAAGTGCGGGGTCGCCGTCATTGATCTGCAGACGGGCCGATCGATCGCGGCGTTCCAGTTCTTCTCGGGTGTCGAAGAGATTTTCGCAATTGATGTGATTCCGCAGAAGAACGCTCACATCCAGGGGCCTTCGAGCGACCAGGATGACGAGGCCCATGATGTGTGGGTGGCTCCGCCACCTGGCAAGCCGGTCGGGCCGGAGCCGGAAGCAGCGATTTATCACAGGCCGTTTCGGACGTAG
- the ilvD gene encoding dihydroxy-acid dehydratase: MPLNKISAHITQPASQGASQAMLYGTGMTEEDMNKAQVGIGSVWYEGNTCNMHLLDLAAKVKEGVNAAGLYGMRFNTIGVSDGISMGTDGMSYSLQSRDLIADSVETIMGAQWYDALIALPGCDKNMPGCLIAMGRLNRPAIMVYGGTIKAGCGAGRDKLDIVSAFQSYGEYVAGKITDAERREIVKNSCPGAGACGGMYTANTMATAIEALGMSLPYSGSIPAVHPDKLKECMDAGKAIRVLLEKDLKPRDIMTREAFENAMVVTMAVGGSTNAVLHLIAMARSVGVDLTIDDFQKVSDRIPYLTDLKPSGSFVQEDLHSVGGTPAVMKALLEKGLLNGDCMTVTGKSLGDNLEPLPGLKAGQKIMRPVDNPIKKSGHIRILRGNLAPEGAVAKITGKEGLVFTGPALCYDSEEDMLRGFERNEIKGGEVIVIRYEGPKGGPGMPEMLTPTSAIMGAGLGDKVALITDGRFSGGSHGFIIGHVTPEAQEGGPIALVKNGDVITIDAEKNSMDVAVSDDEMKKRRAAFKAPPFKATRGTLYKYIKNVKSASEGCVTDE, encoded by the coding sequence ATGCCGCTCAATAAAATCTCCGCCCACATCACGCAGCCCGCTTCGCAGGGCGCCTCGCAGGCCATGCTCTACGGCACCGGCATGACCGAAGAGGACATGAACAAGGCCCAGGTTGGCATCGGCAGCGTCTGGTACGAGGGCAACACCTGCAACATGCATCTCCTCGACCTCGCCGCCAAGGTGAAGGAAGGGGTGAACGCCGCCGGCCTCTACGGCATGCGGTTCAACACCATCGGCGTCTCCGACGGCATCTCGATGGGCACGGATGGGATGTCGTACTCGCTGCAGTCGCGCGACCTGATCGCCGACAGCGTCGAAACCATCATGGGCGCCCAGTGGTACGACGCCCTCATCGCGCTCCCCGGCTGCGACAAGAACATGCCCGGCTGCCTGATCGCCATGGGCCGGCTCAATCGCCCGGCCATCATGGTCTACGGCGGCACGATCAAGGCCGGCTGTGGGGCCGGCCGCGACAAGCTCGACATCGTCTCCGCCTTCCAGTCCTACGGTGAATACGTCGCCGGCAAGATCACGGATGCCGAACGCCGCGAGATCGTGAAGAACTCCTGTCCAGGCGCCGGAGCCTGCGGCGGCATGTACACGGCCAACACCATGGCCACCGCCATCGAAGCTCTCGGGATGTCGCTCCCCTACAGCGGCTCGATCCCGGCCGTCCATCCTGACAAGCTGAAAGAATGCATGGACGCCGGCAAGGCGATCCGCGTCCTGCTCGAAAAAGACCTCAAACCCCGCGACATCATGACCCGCGAGGCGTTTGAGAATGCGATGGTCGTCACCATGGCGGTCGGCGGCTCGACGAACGCGGTGCTGCACCTCATCGCCATGGCCCGCTCCGTCGGCGTCGACCTCACCATCGACGACTTCCAGAAGGTCAGCGACCGCATTCCTTATCTGACCGACCTCAAGCCCAGCGGCTCGTTCGTCCAGGAAGACCTCCACTCCGTCGGCGGCACGCCGGCCGTCATGAAGGCCCTGCTCGAGAAAGGCCTGCTCAACGGCGACTGCATGACGGTCACCGGCAAGTCGCTCGGCGATAACCTCGAGCCGCTGCCGGGGCTGAAGGCCGGCCAGAAGATCATGCGGCCCGTCGACAACCCGATCAAGAAGTCGGGCCACATCCGCATCCTCCGCGGCAACCTCGCCCCCGAAGGCGCCGTCGCCAAGATCACCGGCAAGGAAGGCCTCGTCTTCACTGGCCCCGCGCTCTGCTACGACAGCGAAGAAGACATGCTCCGCGGCTTCGAGCGGAACGAAATCAAGGGCGGCGAAGTCATCGTGATCCGTTATGAAGGCCCGAAAGGCGGACCCGGCATGCCGGAAATGCTCACGCCCACCTCCGCCATCATGGGAGCCGGTCTCGGCGACAAGGTGGCCCTCATCACCGATGGCCGCTTCTCCGGCGGCAGCCACGGCTTCATCATCGGCCACGTCACCCCCGAAGCCCAGGAAGGCGGCCCGATCGCCCTCGTGAAGAACGGCGACGTGATCACGATCGACGCTGAGAAGAACAGCATGGACGTCGCCGTCTCGGACGACGAGATGAAGAAGCGCCGTGCCGCGTTCAAGGCGCCGCCGTTCAAGGCCACCCGCGGCACGCTCTACAAGTACATCAAGAACGTGAAGAGCGCCAGCGAAGGCTGCGTCACCGACGAATAA
- a CDS encoding sugar phosphate isomerase/epimerase family protein, which produces MSNNVWTRRQFLAATAAFAAAPVLGEGSPFQFRYLLPSCMYGTMRLAEILPEVAKIHADGIDLWPKVHGDQREQADALGRDGFGRLLKEHGVRLAMTTRYDLGPYGLEKEMEYLHDFGGSLIVTGSGKPPQGSLKEAVREFVTRMEPHLAVAERLGVTIAIENHGKALIESPDSLRYLADFAKSSPRLGIALAPYHLPQEPETLAGLIRDLGPKLVHFYAWEHGMGCMTKLPKDDEMKQLPGYGSLDFGPVVKALRDIQYGGHVEVFMHPVPRGVPILPTAGEVTAAMNKARVAFEKSLTG; this is translated from the coding sequence ATGTCGAACAACGTGTGGACCCGTCGCCAGTTTCTCGCGGCGACGGCCGCCTTCGCTGCGGCTCCCGTGCTCGGTGAGGGAAGTCCGTTTCAGTTCAGGTACCTGCTCCCCTCATGCATGTATGGCACGATGCGGCTGGCGGAAATCCTTCCGGAAGTCGCGAAGATTCACGCCGACGGCATCGATCTGTGGCCGAAGGTTCATGGGGATCAGCGCGAGCAGGCGGATGCGCTCGGACGGGATGGATTCGGTCGCCTGCTGAAGGAACACGGCGTCCGGCTGGCGATGACGACGCGTTACGACCTCGGGCCGTATGGACTCGAGAAGGAAATGGAGTACCTGCACGATTTCGGCGGGTCGCTGATCGTGACCGGTTCCGGCAAGCCTCCGCAGGGAAGTCTCAAGGAGGCTGTCCGAGAGTTCGTAACGCGGATGGAACCGCACCTTGCCGTGGCCGAGCGGCTCGGGGTGACGATCGCGATCGAGAATCATGGCAAGGCCCTGATCGAAAGCCCGGACTCTCTCCGCTACCTGGCGGACTTTGCGAAGTCGTCCCCGCGTCTGGGCATTGCGCTCGCGCCTTACCATCTCCCCCAGGAGCCGGAGACGCTGGCCGGCCTGATTCGCGACCTGGGCCCGAAGCTCGTCCACTTCTATGCGTGGGAGCATGGGATGGGATGCATGACGAAGCTGCCGAAGGACGACGAGATGAAGCAGCTTCCGGGCTATGGCTCGCTCGATTTCGGCCCGGTCGTCAAAGCACTTCGCGACATCCAGTACGGGGGACACGTTGAAGTCTTTATGCACCCGGTTCCGCGGGGCGTGCCGATCCTGCCGACGGCCGGCGAAGTGACGGCGGCGATGAACAAGGCGCGTGTGGCGTTTGAAAAGTCGCTGACCGGCTGA
- a CDS encoding HDOD domain-containing protein produces the protein MSTGRATVGLEISNSLIEHLRRGVGRLQMLPPLAKEAMEIVNTDDCDLLKVASIIQRDVKLATFILRVANSTAFSPPKPIASLNHAVLFIGRRRARDFIITASLMALSNTVPASLHTRQATLASHGFLTAVMATKINHLLKLGFDGEEFTAGLMHDFGRTLMMIADPVNTPHIDPLDFNEPVGIEGRERLHLGASHAEIGAWFAATNELPDSLVSAIRFHHAPEEAGDGLMMAALISAADHAVNDMQRSDARAGYDPATNRGILLLEQSGVPDASGRFASAIDVLRKDVVEAAQSFQS, from the coding sequence ATGTCGACCGGTCGGGCCACCGTCGGGTTGGAGATTTCGAATTCGTTGATCGAGCACCTGCGGCGCGGTGTCGGCCGGCTGCAGATGCTTCCTCCATTGGCCAAAGAGGCCATGGAGATTGTCAACACGGACGACTGCGACCTGTTAAAGGTCGCGTCGATCATCCAGCGCGACGTCAAGCTTGCCACCTTCATTCTGCGCGTCGCCAACAGCACCGCATTCTCCCCGCCAAAGCCGATCGCCAGTCTGAATCACGCGGTGCTGTTCATCGGACGCCGGCGCGCACGCGATTTCATTATCACCGCCAGCCTGATGGCGCTGTCGAACACCGTTCCAGCCAGCCTCCACACGCGACAGGCCACGCTCGCCTCCCACGGATTCCTCACTGCCGTCATGGCGACGAAGATCAACCACTTGCTGAAGCTGGGCTTCGACGGCGAGGAGTTCACGGCAGGCCTGATGCACGATTTCGGCCGCACGCTGATGATGATTGCCGATCCGGTGAACACTCCACACATCGACCCCCTCGATTTCAATGAGCCGGTCGGCATCGAGGGCCGCGAGCGCCTGCACCTGGGGGCATCGCACGCCGAAATCGGCGCCTGGTTTGCCGCCACCAACGAACTGCCCGATTCACTCGTGTCGGCCATTCGCTTTCACCACGCTCCAGAGGAAGCCGGAGACGGCCTCATGATGGCCGCGTTGATCAGCGCCGCCGACCATGCCGTGAACGACATGCAGCGTTCCGACGCGCGGGCCGGGTACGATCCGGCGACGAACCGCGGAATTCTGCTGCTCGAACAGTCGGGTGTCCCCGA